cacaggtgcacgggGAACCACACACAGGTACACGGGGAACCACACACAGGTGCGCAGGCTGGCACACACTGACTCCTGGGGCCCTTCACAGCCTGTGGTGCTGTTCTCACACCTGCCCCTGTCCCAGCTGAGGCCCAGGTCACTTACAGGGGGTACCCGAACTTCAGGGCCAGGTCACCATTGGCCAAGGGGGTCACCAAGACCACGGGCATCTTCATGTCGTCCTTGCTGTCCTGGAAGCTCTGGTCATCGGATGCGGCCCCCACCACGTACCAGGTGCCCTGGAACTGcgggcggggagggaggctgggaggaggcccCCGCTGAGCGGGGCTGTTCCTTCCTCCCCATCAACCCTGACCTGGGGTTGGGGTTGTGGCAGTGGCAGGCTCTAGGAATGGTGGGGACCAGCTGTGGagtggggctcctgggaggggtcTCTTccatgtcccagccccagctgagcctGGATGAGGAAGGAGAAGTGGGAGGAGGCTGTCCTGGCAGAGGGGCCGGCAGACCGGGACGCACCTGGCTGGCATCGAAGTCGGCCTGCACGGGCACCTGGGTCTGTCCCAGGGATGCccccagcagggccaggagggAGCCAAGCAGCAGAGCCTGCAGCGCCATGGCAAGGGGCAGGAGCGCTGCGGAGGCCGCCCCTGGGTGGCCTTTATGCCCCTGAGATGCCCCGGGGCGGCTGGCAGGCCGGCCGGGGTCCCAGCCCACTGCGATAGATACCGATCGAGTTGCACCCTGCAGCGCCCTTGGCCTGGCCACCTCCAGCAAGCTCCACCCATCCCGCTGCACTTTGCCTGGGTCTCTCAGgcctctgggctgggggctgccctcgCCTCCCCGGCCTCGCCCAGCCCCCTGGGGTGTCGGCCCCACTCTCAGCTCAGGCACAGCTGCCTTTTCCAGGAAGACCACTGAGGTCACTTTCACCTCTGAGGCCttgtgggcggggtggggggtggggtcctGCACACCGTGACCCAGGAGCACCAGGATGGGGCCTGGGAAAGGGCACTGCGGCCGGGCATCCAGGGGCCAATGGGAGGCTGGGAGCACGGCTAGGTGGGCCTCGTGTGGCTTTGGTGCCAGCTctctgggaggggacagggctgtGTGCTCTGGAGACCCAGGCCGGGAGTGGCCCAGCGAGTCTGTCCCGAGAGGGGGTGGACACACGTGCGTCTTCCGAACAATGTGCCTTTCTGTGCCCTAGACCCTTATCTGCCCACTCTGAGCGTGCTAATCCCACACTTGCAAACCCTGTCCGGTCCGGGGCTCCTGTGCAGGGTGGGGCAGCTGCCTACAGGGATTAGGAGCTGAGAGGCAGGACCCAGCGCCCAGAGGGGCCGGGGTGCAGCTGGCAGCTTGAGGGGGGCTACCGGGCCCCTGTGGCGAGGTCTGGGGCACGTCCCCTTAGGGGTCCTGACTGGCGGCCCTACCGGGAGCAAACACTGGAGGGtcccctgcccgccccgccccgctcgTGGATGACTTCCTgctgagctacagagaggcaggttgtgtgtgttgggggtggggtccGGGTGGCTGGACCCAGGCCCAGGgcggagacagacaggcaggagcCGGGCTTCCGACTTTGCTTGGAGTTTATTTCTGAGCCCATGAACAGCCCGGGGGCGGAAGTGcttggggaaggaggcagggctggagtcTCCAGAGAAGTCCGGAGGGCTGGGGTCTCCTGGTGGGCGGAGCAGGACCCATCAGCCCCCAGCGGACTTCCAGCAGGGGCCTCCCTCCGGGGGGAGTCCTCTGACCTCCCCTGCTCACGGCTCCCCTCCCTTCGTCCAGGACGGTCCCTGCTGATGGAGGTCCTCCCCCCTCCAGcctgggacaccccccccccgccaggcTCCACCCCCGTCCTCCATGGGGGCCCAGGTCTTCTCCGGgcagggtggtggggaggggtgcgCGGAGTGCCCTGGGGGAGCCGGCCTCACCTAGTCCTGCTCCTCCATGCATTTATCTGCCAGCAAAGGGGCCAGGGGCATGGTCAGTGCCCAGGCCAGGGCCAACCCCCTGCAGGAGCTCCCCCTCCAAGAGCCCCAAACTGCAGCTCTGTcagcccgcccctgcccccctgccaccccctgccccaggccctgctctcaCACAGGGGCCGCCTTTTCCACCTCAGCTGCCCGCCACCTGCTGGGCCGGTGCCCCTGTGTTCCCCCAGGGTGACCCCACCTCTCACCatgtgcgggggggggggcctggcccCAGCGTGGGCAGGGGTCCCAGTGAAGGGGGCTGCGGGCAGCCAGCCTCTCCCCAGCGCCCTCTCTGACCTCAGTGCCCGCCCCTGGACTAGGCGCCCCTCACCGTTCCGGGGCAGGAAGACCACGGTGTCCTCTGGGAagccctgggcctggcagaaCGCCGAGAACTTCCGCCTCAGCTCAGCCCCGGGGCTCTGGCTGCGGCCTGCGGCAGGTGGACAGGgagccggcctcagcgcgccagggcctgggagccgcctggcactgccctcccgggccagccCTCTGTCCCTCACCAGCCCGGGGCCAGGCGGCGCTGGGCAGGGCACCTACTGTAGAGGGTGGCCATGCGGAAGTCCTGGCCCGGGCCCTTGGCGCCCTCGCTGTACAGCAGAGCGAACTCCTTGTAGTCGGTGTCCACGACCCAGACAGAGTAGGTGCTGCCCCAGTCTGAGACCGAGAGACCACCTTGTtgggggccccgcccccgccttgGGGGAAGGGGCGCCTTCTGTGGGCTGTGCCGTGGAAGGGGTCTGGCTGCTCTCCCTGTCCGTCTGCCCAGCAGCCAGCTCCCCGCTTTCCCTGCACAGCCCAGATGCCCGGCGCCCCCAGCCAGGGGAGAATCCGGGGTCCAGTGTGGCCACAACGCTCCTGGCCAGACCCCTGGAGGGGAGCCCACCCCAGGGATGGACGCTGTGAGGAGGTGAGGTGTGGAGGGGGCTCGGGGGCTGTGCGTGCCCCCTAGCCGGGCAGCAGAGGCATGGGGAAGTCCCACGGCGGCAGGGGTGGTGCCTGGCAGAGCTGCAGTGGGGTCTAGAGAGGTTCCAGCTCCCTAGGGGGAGTCCCTCTGCCCCCCACGCCCACACCCACAGGTGTGGCCGTCAGGGGCAGGCCTGGCCtgggagcccccaccccagctgtctcTGGGAGGGGCCCGCGGGTCACTCCGGACAGGTGCCACTCCCAGGCAGACGGGTGGGGCCCACTCACGGGGACTGGTGTAGGTGTAGCGGCCGGGGGCCCCCGCGGGCTGCAGCAGCAGGGTCTTAGTCTCGCACTGGTTTTTCCTGCGGGCAGGTCACCCTCGGGGTCAGGGCTCACGGTACCGCAGACGGCGACAGCGGCGCGCGGTGCTCTGGGTCCCGCAAGCCCACCGCCCGCCGTCCCACCTGAGGAAGGTGGAGGTGATGTTGAGCGCCCCCTCTTCCGTGGGGGCCACCGTGGACCGGCACATGGACATCGCCGCCTTCTTCTCGCGGAACCAGCTCGAGTTGGAGGCGAGGCCCGCGGTGAACCAGCGCCCCAGGAACTGCGGCGAACGACCCCTGGTCTCGGCCAGGACCCTACGGGGCCGACCCCGAGAGGGgggacccctgcccctcccccttccgGCTCGCCACGCCCCGTCTGCTGGTAGGCCCCACCCTCGTGGCTGCCGCGCCACGCCCCCATCGGTCGGCTCGCTCTGGGAGGGGTGCGGGGCGGGCCTTCGGCTCCCCTCGGCCAACCGCGGGGGTCCACAGG
This DNA window, taken from Lepus europaeus isolate LE1 chromosome 12, mLepTim1.pri, whole genome shotgun sequence, encodes the following:
- the PTGDS gene encoding prostaglandin-H2 D-isomerase, producing MAASRVLWMGLVLLGVLGVPRARAQDPGSVQPEFQQDKFLGRWFTAGLASNSSWFREKKAAMSMCRSTVAPTEEGALNITSTFLRKNQCETKTLLLQPAGAPGRYTYTSPHWGSTYSVWVVDTDYKEFALLYSEGAKGPGQDFRMATLYSRSQSPGAELRRKFSAFCQAQGFPEDTVVFLPRNDKCMEEQD